The Lacerta agilis isolate rLacAgi1 chromosome 14, rLacAgi1.pri, whole genome shotgun sequence sequence tcggTTTTCAGTTGTATTTTTAAGTCCATCCACTGGTGGTCGCTGTTTTCCTTTATGATGGTAATATTACAATTCAGGACTTCCGGTTTTACCGCGCACCGGGATGGACGCGTTCCGCTAGTGCTCTGCTAAAGCCTAGAGGAGAACGCTTGCTGGAGAGGTTTTTGGGGTTCCGTGAAGGCTGCACGACCCCATAAAAGACTCAGGGGGTGACCCTGAGTCAGAATACCCAGCGGCGTCGGACGGGACCTCCGAATTCTACGTTGTTACGACGGGAGATCGGGGGACTCGGACGTGTGGGCACAACACCTACCAGCAAGAAGCCTCGTTACCGGGAAGGTGGGCAGCGGTAAAATTTCCTAGTTTTATTACCCCAGAACATACCTAGCTGGcgttaaagaaaggaaaatttaAGACAAGTCTAGCCACCTAGGAAACAAGAACTGAAATAAGGGGGTTAAGACGGAAGAAAAGAGGAAATTAACCTCGCTGTTAAAAACTCAGCGCAGAAGCTAAGAGGTTCAGAAAAGCTGCTTTTAAACACTATGAACTGTACTGCTAAAAACTCCCCTGGCTTACAACCAGAAGGGGGGAGATAAAAAAGTGTATGGGCACTCGAATTTAATACGGATAGTGCAATATCTGACGCATTAAGTGGATTCCTTTTTGTGGTCTGGCGTAATCccgagggggaagaggaggcaacGGGGGGAAAAAGAAAGCATACCGGAGAAAACTAGACGATTTGCTGTTGTTTGGCTGGGGTGAAGTTCTTGGGGTCTGCGGTGAAAATGGAGCAGCGTGGACAACAAGGAGGCGTGGAGTTCTAAGTACTAAAGGGGAAATTGAGGAAGGACACAAGTAAAGGATAGAAGAAAGGGTAAAGCCAGTGGAAGAAGGACTGCATATAGAAAGACTGCGGGGAAAAGAAAACAGCGACACCAGTGGCCAGTCGGGACATTACAGCCGGatttggaaattaaaaaaaaaagtaaggacAGCGACATCGGTGGCCAGTTTTGACATTACAGCTAGATTGGAAATTTAAGAACTGGGGACGGCGACACTAGAGAACCCTTTAATCCCTTTGTTGATGTGTTTTCTCTTttgggagtgtgtgtggggggggaacacACATATGATCAACACAATGAATATTACAAATAggagtagaaaacaaaacaaaataaccatTGAAGCGGTGTGAAGTTCTTCAGTTCCTCTAAGTGTGCACAGAGATCAGAAATAAATCTCAAACTCCATTATTTCAAATGCTCATCACAGGCATTCCCCTTAATAGAATATTTCCTACTATATCTATATTTTAAGTACACCCCATATTTTAAAGCCCAGTCCTTGCTGGCTGCCCACCTCCCACTGCAAAAGCAAAGCCAGAAAAATAGAAATGGCAACATAGGCACAGATGTCAAGAAAGAAATCTTGTTAACTAGGGCTGGGAaagctgtggttcaccagatgcCCATCATCCCCaccaagcatggtcaatggccaggaatATTGAGATCTGTAGCCCAGAAGCATTTGAAAGGCTATGGGTGCTGTTGgtcttcaactcccatcacccttaaacAACATAGTAAATGTTCAAGTGTTATGGGCTGTAGTAGATAAACATTGAGAGGActtcaggtttcccatccttgtaGAGGAATTAGGAATGAGAGGGCAATTTGGTTCAGTTAGGATTTTAATGCAAGCctaactaattcacactttcaaaaacaataggcaaaccaaaatgcagctaaaCTTCGAAATCTGAGCTTCTTCCAATTTTGtaattcagttctccaaccaaatagtATGTACAACATATAGATATTAGGGGTGAAATGCATgtataagtgaaaataacatgcaaaatgttATAAAAATTGCTTTTTGTAATGTGTATATCACTCAGAAATGAATACCAAAAAATGCCCTAAAATGGTCACATACAACACATACAAACTGATGCAGGAATGTGAAGAACCAGTAAGACTGGGAAAGTGATAGCTTCATTCATATTTAAGAGTAATAAACATTTACCTTTCTCATGAGATTTTTCAGCACTAGTTTACTGATCCATGTTATCTGTTTATTGAGAATAGAGGAAGGCATTCTAagtctcttccttctccttgagTCATCCAATATCACTGTCCTCTTGATTTATGCATGCAGACAATGTGTACCAGTTTTGATGTCCTGTGTAGCACATCTTGTGTTGTCAAATATTAAGATGGCAAAACCTGTGCTTTTAAGCAAAAGAAATTAGCATTTACTGTCTCAGCCGCACCAGAACAGCAACACTCTTAGGGACATTTACTTTAAGTTCATacactatttaaaaaatattctgctCAAGGGAATATGGTCTATAATGACAAAATATAGCTCTCCCAGGATCCTGGTTTTATTACAAGGTGAACAGAGACATGTGTGAAAAAGAATCttacaaaatacacaaaaaccTAATaatgtactgtggtacctctggttaagtgcttaattcattccggaggtccgttcttaacctgaaactgttcttaacctgaagcactactttagctaatgggacctcctactGCTGCCgcgcctccagagcacgatttctgttcttatcctgaagcaacgttcttaacctgaagtgttatttctgggttagcggagtttgtaacctgaagcgtatgtaacccgaggtaccactgtacaagataaGGGAAAATTAGCCCCCCAAATCCTGAAAGAAGACTCAAGATATGAAATGGTCgaaaggttatatttattaaaagatAACAAAATGGAAGATCTTCTATTCATATAAACCAAATTGATTCAATGAAACAAACTAAATCTCAATAGTCAGGGAAAGTCTcaatttatttagttagttattaAATATTAAGCatcatttgtttattaaaaagaccctcaaagtggtttacataactAATAAAACAATGCAAGTGTCAGTTAAAGTTAATTTTTGATAGAGTTACGAGATAATTTCTGACATATGGTAGAAGTCagtgcaggggcggaggaagggtgtgtgttgggggtggtcCACCctaggtgtcaccactgagggtggtgacaaaatgccgggcggcactcaccatgcatgcccaagccacacatctctTTTGGGAGTAACGCGGTGggttgggtgcccgcaggctccatgCTGTCCCAAATGGACCATAGGGTGTAGGGTagctgagtgggagaaggcaggcagactcctcggaggccctgcTGGGTCAGTGTGAACTGAGATATATCCAGGAGTGATTGTATAGCGGTCAGTGCCATACTGCCACTTTTCAaacagtgttgctgctgcttcttatgAGGATGATGAATGGTGGGGCAGGGAGGTGGCAAGGTCAGGGTTCCACAGCTGCACCAGAGGGAGTTGCAGATTGCCTCCTTGGGTACACTCACATAACTCCAATACCCTGCCATCCTTCATCACAGCAAGTGACAGTGATGCTTTACTCTAAGCACGCAATAGTCCAGTTCATGCAgcaggaaataaaacattttaagtgtgttgtaaagtgcattatacaaatgtgacactagatgacgATGGTAAGCAAATTCAATATTTTGGTTTCAAAAcgttcttttaaaaagcattttcgcagtgtttttaatatgtgtctagattctgCCTTGTATACACCTGCATCTCTAATATGCTTTCCTCTAGTATGGTCCAAAAACAATACTGGAAAGTCAACATTCCATTCGGTACTCATTAATGGCAGTTCCTTATCGGATCTCTATGAAGTGTAGACTTCTAAAGCTATGTTTACTCTTCTCTCATGTATCTTGAATTTCTGACCAATCCCACCCACCAGTTTTTTTGTAGTTCCTGAGGATGCCAGCTAAAATCTCTAAATTCAGACATCAATAACTTGTGCTAGAGGTGTGTATGATTGTCAGTGTATGATTTTGTATGATGGTCATTGAATATTGCCTGGTGACTTTGCTCAAGATGAGACGCAATTCTCCAAGTTCCTTTATTCTCATTTTCTTTCAGGGATGAATGCTGTACCTCTTCCATGCTTGAGTACCCATCATTTTTGGGTAGCAGGGGCTGGAATCCATCAacgtctgtatgtgtgtgttcccTAACCCTGAAGTACATAATGCTAAGCAAGTGCTAATAAGATCTGTATATTGGTTGAAAGGCTACTAGGTAAGAGCAGGAAATGAAAGGTCATGAAGCTAGCTTCCTCAAAATGTTATACAAAACATTTTCATGATTTGGAAATAACACCTTGATTGCACCTCCCAAATATTGTCCAAAACAGTAAGCTAAATATCACCCAATGAGATCATCTAAATCATCTAAAACTATTTTTGAATTGCTATTTCAAGATTCCCTCCACCCCTTGAGATGCCCAATTAAATATAATTTCTAGAAGATTTACAAATTGAGGCATCTAGTAATATCTGGAGACAGGTTCCATGTTTGCATGTTGTAGGATAAATAATGCACTAGGCGAAATGGTgtccattttatttttcatacatCATACAATAAGCTCAAGAAGACAGAGGGCTGAGTCACACCATCCATGAAAAGAtaaggaaacatttttatttattttttggaaactggatcttttaaaaaattaaactgaaCAGGAGCTCTGGATATGCTTTTCAACACATAAAGGTAAAAACaaaatgcctctctctctctctctctctctctctctatatatatatatatatatacttctgCTACAGAAGGTTAGAGTTCTGTTCAAGTCCCATTTATCTCTAGTGCATCTGAAAGGAGGGTTAAAGGAGGGTTGGGAAGCCTACAAAACACTCTGGGCTATCATTGTGAAAGCTGCCTTCCATTTGCACCCATTATCTTTCTGTATTCACTTTGTCTAgttaatatatattttgtttgctgtttcaGAAAGACTACGTCTCCTTTTATAACCAAAATGAAGGCAACCTGTTCTTTGATAAATTGCAGCTCCAAATTATATACTCACTTACCCTACCAAAAAATTATGAAGATTACTTCTCTACAGATATGTAAAGAATGGCATTGCAATTGTAGGAagcgtgttttgtttttgtttttttgacattTGACATTCATTATTAACTTAGTGCAGGTTATCTTATTTCATCTTTCCCTACTTTTTGAGTACTTGTGGGTCTGGAAGACCATTTTCATCCAACAAGTAAAGTATTCATGAGATGATATACAATGGGTGGTGGAGGTGTCTGTTCATGTGAATAATCAGAGATAATATGTGTGAGTCTTCTTATCAGTCATTAAAATTGTTTCTCAATCATTAGGCATGAAGGTTCCTTCTATATGGGGAGGGTGATCTCACCCACCACCTGTGGAAGCACGCAGCACATCTTCATTGATTGCAAAAGAAATAACCAGTCAGCACTATAACTGACCTAATTTGTGGGAACTAAATCCAGGTgtccagttttgtttttgttttttttactccttAAAACATATTGTATACTGTCAGAGTTGCTGCTGATGGTGATTGCATGTACAAGTGAAATAATATAAAAGAGAGGACTTGCTCATGTGGGAGAGCATCACTGATTTTAGCCATTAACTGAATGGAGATAAAGATTCATAAACAATTCTAGACAATGCCACTGAGACCAAATAATCTTTTTCAGATGGTAAGCAAATTGAATTGCATATTTTACatcagtgcattaaaaaaaaccttaaatgCATCAATAACATTTGTTATTAATTTACTATAGGATCACTACATTACATTTGTAATTGACTTAAATGAATTCCTGATTTcaactttatttttattcaagCCATGGCTTTTTAAACATCTGCCAAGATGCTGCCTTTAACACCCACTTCTTGCAAAAAAACATAAGCAGGTGATAATGGTTATCTTAATGTCTCATCAAAAAGGTTCACCTCCTGATTGCTGCTAAGCAAACTGCTTCTAAAGGTGAGGTCAGTTTTTCAAGAATTGTCAATAAAAATAGTTTTGGAACTGTggtgatgtggaaatgcagggCTGGCAAGAATTACATTGCAAATGTGCTGAATTTCTGAAAACTTGGCTACTTGTAATATAGTAACAGTGTTGATTGTTTTATTCTACTGTAGCACCCAAATCCTCTTTATGAATGGAATcataagagaaaagaaaagaaatgaatggaGGTGCCTGTAAGACAAAATCAAACTCATGTCACTCAGTTTATCCTTCTGGGATTCCGAGAGCTGAAGAATCTGCAGGTCCTTCTGTTTCTGGGATTCCTTGCAATCTACACTGTCACCATGGCAGGGAATCTTCTCATTCTTATGCTTGTAGTCAGTGATCAGCACCTTCACACCCCCATGTACTTTTTCCTTGGAAACCTATCTTGTTTAGAGATCTGCTACAGCTCAACACTCATCCCTGTATTGCTTACCACTCTCTTGAGGAATGGAAGGGTCATTTCATTTGAGAGTTGCTTCCTGCAGTTATTTTTCTTTGGCTACTGTTTGGGTGCAGAATGTTATTTGCTGTCTGTGATGTCCTATGACAGGTATTTAGCAATCTGTCAGCCACTGCATTATGCAACAGCTATGAACACCAGGAAGTGTGTCCAATTAGCAGCCGTGTCCTGGACAAATGGCTTCATAGGCATTTCCATAATCATGGCTGCTATGCTGCAGCTTACATACTGTGGCCCCAATGAAATCGATCATTACTTCTGCGATTCCGTTCCACTTAAAAAACTTTCATGCAGTGACACAAATTTGGTAGAGCATGTCAATTTAACTTTGCTGTTTATATACACTATGCCTCCATTTCTACTGACTCTAACATCCTACATATGCATTATAAGGGCAATCCTAAGAATCTCATCGACCACTGGAAGGCAAAAGGCCTTCTCCACATGTTCCTCTCACCTCATTGTTGTTTCAACTTACTATGGCTCTTTAACAGCTGTGTATCTCTTACCAAAGTCCTCTTCAATGAACAAGGCCTTCTCTCTTTTGTATACAGTTCTTCCTCCTCTAGTAAACCCCCTCATATATAGTCTGAGAAATAAAGAGGTGAAGAGGGCCTTTGGAAAGGCAAAAAATAGGATAGCAAAtttcaaaatatttcaaaatgtgctAGCTAACTTGTTTAGCGTTAAAGACAagtaggggagggggagagaccagGAAGGGAGTTGATCAATACTGCCCTGCACCTGTAACCTGATTTAGGCGCTACTTGCCACACCCAAATCTCATCCAaatcagttttttgggggggtggagctAATGTGTAATTAGGGTTTTTTAAACCCCTGACTAAGCATACAGTCCAGAGGGACATGGAAGAAGGAGATGCTGATTCCCATCTACTGCCACCTGACTGAGAACAGACCTGACTTGGTCCAAGCCTGGAGCTCCCAAAATTGAACTGATTCAGTTCAGGATTCAAGCTTTGGGTTAATCTAGCACAAAGTCCTAGTGATCAGATGCAACTGATGTGCGATCGGTAACATGTGGGTCCTTTTGTACTCGGAAGAGGGTAGAATGGGGGAGGATGGAACGGATTGGGGCATGAATAAACGTTCTCTGCtgatatggggtgggggtgtgaaCAGAACCCCTGTGtggaatatatatacagtggtgtctctggttacgaacttaattcgttccggaggtccgttcttaatctgaaaatgttcttaacctgaggtaccactttagctaatggggccttccgttgcccaatttctgttctcatcctgaggtaaagttcttaacccaaggtactacttctgggttagcggagtctgtaacctgaagtgtttgtaacccggggtgtttgtaacccaaggtaccactgtgtgtgtgtgtgtgtgtgtgtgtgtgtattctcctTACCACTACTTTGATGGTGGTTTTGTTCCAAATGGAGATTTATAATGCCACCTACCACAACACTCTTCAGATCAATGGACTACCTGCTGTAACTTCAGTCCAGCTACAACTTCTTCCCCTTTCTCACTCCAGAAGAAAGAGCTTGGAATGGCTGTAGAATGCTCTTCACAGGGAAATACATACCATCATGTTcagtttttaggtgccaggctaaGACCTTAGTTTGGTAACCATGCTAGCCTCTGTGGTAGTGCTGACCTTTTAGTGTGTATGCGGTTGCTAGGGGAAGTAGGTTTTGCCATTATTGTGTTTCTAGATTACCATTGCATTAAAAATATTCTGACCAATTAATGTTTATAAATAAGAAGAAtgagaagaaaataagaagagcccggctggatcagaacaaaggcccaCTGAGTCCAGAATTCTGTTGTGGATATCAGATACCTGAATTATACTCTCAATAATCTGGGAACAGAAGACTCTGTCTTAAATTACATACCTCCACCTCTCTGTATCAATTCCTGTATTAAAGATTATAAAGAAACATAGAAAACATAGCTGGTGATGTTTCATTACAGATCTCCGTTAGTCAATCATCATGGTTGGGGGAAATATGAGCCCCCAGTAGGCACACTTCATTTTAAGACAAGACATGTTCTGCAACTTTTATATTTGGACGATGTGGTGGTACTTCCACACTCAAAGATAGGATTAAACCGCTTATTGCTACACTTTTTGGAGTATTGCAAGTGCACACTAAATTCTGAGAAGGCAACAATCATGCAAAGTCATGGAGAGTCCATAAGTGAGTGATAAGTGGAAACATCATTGAGCAAGTTAAGTGGTTTAAATATGTAGGCATTTATTTTCATTATAAGGCTGGCTGGGTCACAGAATTTGCTATTAATGCTGCTAAAAGTAGTGTACCAGTGATCACCCATTTCTATTATTCCAAAGGGAACCAGTATGTTCTGGCAGCCCAGGGGGCAATGATAAGCACACAACTGCTATATGACATCCCAGTTTGTACAGTATATATCTATATCCTGATATACAACAACATAACAGCCTTATACCTCTAAGCAAAATAGGGTGGAATGTTTTCAATTTACATGCTTTGTCTCCTGATTTCTTGAATTAGGATATATATAATGGTTCTCTGGGGAAGTGTTTATATAATTAAGTGGAATCCTAACTATGCCTACTCAAAATTCATAAGGACTTAGTTCTGTGTAGATGTGGTTAGAATTGTAGCCTAAATAGCTGGCAATTTCCCTGAACACCCATTCAGTTTTATTTATAAGAGAAGAGTTCTATTAAATTTTGAATTTCTGATGCATGCATTTCACTTTCAAAATCTTCCCAGCAGCCTTTCTCATTGCATCCTTTACATCTTTATTCCTCAGGCTATATATGAGGGGGTTAAGTAAAGGGGGCAGGACTGTGtacaaaagagaaaatattttattgaaatatctcACACTGTCAGTTTTTGGTATCAGATAGACGATAAATATGGCCCCATAGAATATAGAGACAACAATCAGGTGGGAAGAGCAGGTGGAAAAAGCCTTTTGTCTCCCAGTGGTGGAAGGGATCCTCAGGATGGcagcaataatatatatataggaGACCAAGGTTGAAATAAAAGGAGGGAAAGTGATTATAAATGCCACAGCAAAGGTGACAAGTTTCACAAGAAATGTATCACTGCAGGATAGTTttaccagtggcagagcttcacaAAAGAAATGATCTATTTCATTGTGTCCGCAGTACCGTAGTTGTAACATCAAGCCCAAATATATAGAGATGACTGCAATGCTATTGATCCAAGAGCTCCCTGCTAACTGGACACAGACCTTACCATTCATCAGTGTTGCATAATGTAAAGGTTTGCATATTGCTAAGAAACGATCATAAGACATCACAGAGAGGAGATAGCATTCTGTACAAACCAAAAAGGAGCCAAAATAAAACTGCGTAAAGCAACCCTTAATGGAAATAGCTTTGTCCTCTGTCACAAGAGCAGATAGCATCTTGGGCAGAATAGTTGAACTGTACATCATCTCCAAGCAGGACAAGTTCCccaggaagaaatacatgggtgTGTGCAAGTGCTGATCAGTCAGTATTAGAAGAATGGTGAGGAAATTGGAGACCATGGTCAAAATGTAGATCAGTAAAAATGCCAGGACCAGGAAGAATTTAAGATGATGAAGTTCCCCAAATCCCAGAAGGATAAACTCGGTTATTTCAGACTGGTTTCTCTGCATTGTGTTCTCCAACCAACATATACACAGTACTAAAGTAAAATTTGAACATGAGATATGAGGTGCTGCTATAGGGGCATGAACTTCAGGAGCATTCGTTGCATAAATCCCCCAGACAGAAGCCCATCTGTGAAGTTTGCGGCTGCTGAACGGTGACTATCAGGATGTTGGCAATGAGGGTTAATATGCAGAATTGGTTTTCTCCCCTGCCCTTGGACaccttcccctttaaaaaaataaatgttagcaACAGAAAGAACTGCAGATGTCAGAGTTCTTCAAGGTGTAAACTCTGTGATTGCTGTTTGGTTACACTATGTGGTCTTTTTCATAATAGGCATGTTGTGAAATTATCTCATATCCTGAAAAACAATGAGAAGATAAAATTTAATTAATACTTATATGAAGGTATAAATTCACAAATGGCACAGTATAAATTCACCTTAAACactctctgtcacacacaaacaGTTTAATGCCAATATTCTCATAAGAAACAAGGCCCAATATTGGTTGGAGGAatattgggggtggaggattcCCAATTTCCTTTAATTTGAGAATGATTACTAAAATGTATTGATTTGGCACAGATGCACACAGTCTAAAGAAGAACTGGGTCTCAGTTTACTATTAATGATGgtgctttatttattattgcaatttTAATTGTGGTTATATCAGCCTAGATATGAAATTATGtttgaaaaataatttattttctttgtttatttgcatgtgatttttttttaaaaaggattataTCAAATGTGCCATATAGTATATTCATTTCCAAATAAATATAGCAGACTGTAAGAAATTAAATATACTGTATGGTTTTGACTTACAAATTCATTGGATTTTTAACACCAAACTTTTTACAAGAAGAAATGTGAttggaaataaaacattcattTGCTGTTTTGCTTTAACAGCAAAGAAGTGTATAGTTATTCAAGGATGCGAGGAAAGGGCTTTCAGTTTTAGATAAGGGTTGAATGTACTTTCTGAGTTGTTTATGCTTCACCTCCAGACTCCACAAGTAAAATCAACTAAGTAGCTATTTAAATTCAACAGAATATTTATCACACTTGCCTACTTGCTCTGTttatgatttctttcttttttttattctgaTCTTATATACTGCCCTGGTGCCCatgtcacctctctctctccttctccaaaACATTAAGGTGGGTGACTAAGTTGTAATAAAGGAACCATTGTATGTTGGGTGGTAGAACATATCTATTAATTATATGAAGCAGAAGTTAAGCCCAGGtgctttaacttttttaaaataatccatatatatatatatatatatatatatatatatatatatataggcacatgtgtgcatttttatgtacattaaTGCTAATCTTCAATcaaaatagtttttttatttattttaaagaaaatgcaatatacatatattattatttctgtttttgaGAATTCTAAAAAATAACCACAAATGTATAGTGTGCAAGATACAATACCTC is a genomic window containing:
- the LOC117057871 gene encoding olfactory receptor 10A7-like, which codes for MEVPVRQNQTHVTQFILLGFRELKNLQVLLFLGFLAIYTVTMAGNLLILMLVVSDQHLHTPMYFFLGNLSCLEICYSSTLIPVLLTTLLRNGRVISFESCFLQLFFFGYCLGAECYLLSVMSYDRYLAICQPLHYATAMNTRKCVQLAAVSWTNGFIGISIIMAAMLQLTYCGPNEIDHYFCDSVPLKKLSCSDTNLVEHVNLTLLFIYTMPPFLLTLTSYICIIRAILRISSTTGRQKAFSTCSSHLIVVSTYYGSLTAVYLLPKSSSMNKAFSLLYTVLPPLVNPLIYSLRNKEVKRAFGKAKNRIANFKIFQNVLANLFSVKDK
- the LOC117057872 gene encoding olfactory receptor 1019-like, yielding MQRNQSEITEFILLGFGELHHLKFFLVLAFLLIYILTMVSNFLTILLILTDQHLHTPMYFFLGNLSCLEMMYSSTILPKMLSALVTEDKAISIKGCFTQFYFGSFLVCTECYLLSVMSYDRFLAICKPLHYATLMNGKVCVQLAGSSWINSIAVISIYLGLMLQLRYCGHNEIDHFFCEALPLVKLSCSDTFLVKLVTFAVAFIITFPPFISTLVSYIYIIAAILRIPSTTGRQKAFSTCSSHLIVVSIFYGAIFIVYLIPKTDSVRYFNKIFSLLYTVLPPLLNPLIYSLRNKDVKDAMRKAAGKILKVKCMHQKFKI